DNA from Candidatus Eremiobacteraceae bacterium:
GCTCTTGACCGTCTCACCCAACAGGTTGTTCAGGCGCGAGACGATGATGTTGCGGAAGAAGTCCTGCAGCGACTCTTGCGTGTAGACGTTCTGCGTGCCGACGATCTTGTTCACGAACAGCTGCGCGTCGTTCACGCGCACGCTGAAGATGCCGTACGCGCGCAGGCGGACCATCGAGAACTCGGCGTCGCGGAACAGGATCGGCTCGGCCGTGCCCCAGTGCAGGTTGGTGAACACGTTCATGCTCACGAAGTAGACCTGCGATTGGAACGGCGACGTGCCACCGAACGGGATCGACAGGAACTTCGTCAGGACCGGCATGTTCTGCGTCGACAGCGTGTAGCGGCCGGGCGTGAACGTGTCGAGCGCGCGGCCGTCGCGGAAGAACACCGCGGCCTGGCTCTCCTGGACGATCAGCTGGCTGCCCCACTTGATGTCGGTGGAGCCGGCTTCGGGCCAGCGATGCACGATCTGCTGCCCGCTGTCGTCGAAGAATTCGATGACGGAAAGACCGAGTGCCATGACTAGATACCTACCTCGCGCTCACGCCGTTTGAGTACAACGGGTTCTACCTAGTAGCGTCGGCTGGTGTTTCAAGGGTTCGGAGTTGTTGTCCCGCGTCCCGCGGGCGTTAGGTCTGCGGCGCGGTGAGCGGGTCGAACAGATGCTGGCGCGCTTCGAAGCGCCTGTCGAACTCGGCGGTGAGCGCATCGAAGCTCTGCAGCGCCTGCGCGAGCTTGGTCGGATCGCCCGCCGCACCTTCGACGCCGGCGACGGCTGAATCGAACGACGGCAGCTCGTTCATGATGCCGGTATCGTACTGATACAGACGCGCGAGCTCCGGCTCGCCGAGCTGCACGCGGTCGAACACCGCTGAGTACCCGTAGTCGGCGAAGCGCATGCGGTCGATGAGCCGGCCGAGGCGCCGTTTGCTCTGATCGATCAGCGCGAGACCATCCAGACTGCCCGAGCGCGAGGCAGCGTCGACGACCGCGTCAAGCCGCTCTTGCACGCCGGTCAGCCGCTCGCCGATGACCGCGCGCAGTTGCTTGTCGGCGATGCGCCGGTCCTCAACCGCTTTGTAGCCGGCAAACCCCGGGATCAAGTGAGCCAGGTTGGCCAACGCTTCGCCGACCGGCGGCAGATGCAGGCCGGCGCTCGTAGCGGCAGACGCCTGTGCGGGCGCTTGCTCTTGCGCGGGCACGGCGGCCGGGGTTGCGGGCGTAATGGTCGCAGGGGTCTGAGGCGCGTTCTGGTCAGGCATGTAACGGTGGCTCCTTATCGGCTGGCTCGTGCGGCCGACGTTCCGCCTACTATATCGGCATACCCGTCGAAAGGTTTCCGGGATGTCCCGTTTCAGCCCGCGAGCGCTTCCTCGCAATCGGCGTCGCCGACGGGCTCGAGGTCGCGCGAGCGCGCCTCCTCGAGGATCGCGCGCACGTCATCGGCCGAGGGCGCGTGATTGATGCGTTCGCGAAGCGTCGACGCGTCGCGCACGCCTTTGAGATACCAACCGAGGTGCTTGCGCATCTGCAGCACGCCGGACTTCTCGCCGTAGCGCTCGACCATCGCATCGAGGTGCGCGCGCGCGAAGTCGACGCGCTCTTGCACGCTCGGCGGCGGGGGCGGCGGCTCGCCGCGCATCGCAGCCGCTATCTCGGCGATGAGCCATGGGTCGCCAAGCGTCGCGCGGCCCACCATGATCGCGTCGACGCCCGTCTCGCGCAGCCGGCGCATCGCATCCGCGGCGCTCGCGATATCGCCGTTGCCGATGACGGGAACGTGCAGCGCTTCCTTGAGGCGCGCGATGTAGGACCAATCGGCGCTTCCTTTATAGAACTGTTTGCCGTAACGCCCGTGCAGCGTGAACGCGTCGATGCCCACGGCCTCCGCGCGTTTTGCGATATCGAGATGGGTGAAGTTGTCCGACTCCCATCCCAAACGCATCTTCACCGTGACCGGCACCTTGAGGACCGCTTTGCGCACCGCTGCGCAGATGCTCACCGCCAGATCCGGATCGCGCAGAACCGCCGCGCCGTCGCCGCCTTTGACGATCTTAGGCGCCGGACAGCCGAAGTTGATGTCGACGATGTCCGCGCCGCACTCTTCGACGAAGCGCGCCGCGCGGGCCATGACGTCGGGATCGCTGCCGTGCAGCTGGACCGCGGTCGGGCGCTCCTGCGCGTACACGTCGATCATCTCGAGCGTGCGCGCGTTCATGCGCACGAGCGACTGCGCCGACACGAATTCGCTCACCGTCAAGCCCAGGCCGAACGGTTTGAACAGCCGCCGGAACAGCGCGTTGGTCACGCCCGCCATCGGCGCGAGCGCCAGCGGCGGGAACATCTCGATTCCGCCGATCGTGAGGGGACGCACGGCTGCCATCAAGACATGTGTTCGACTCGGCCGCGCGCGGCGCCTCGACGCGGTAGGGCGTCGCCGATCCGCTCCTGAACGTGGACGCATGGGCACATATCGTACTGCGGTCGCTTGCGCCGTCATCGCGACCGCATGTTTCGCTTTCATCGCCGCGCCCGCACCGGCATC
Protein-coding regions in this window:
- the dusB gene encoding tRNA dihydrouridine synthase DusB, coding for MAAVRPLTIGGIEMFPPLALAPMAGVTNALFRRLFKPFGLGLTVSEFVSAQSLVRMNARTLEMIDVYAQERPTAVQLHGSDPDVMARAARFVEECGADIVDINFGCPAPKIVKGGDGAAVLRDPDLAVSICAAVRKAVLKVPVTVKMRLGWESDNFTHLDIAKRAEAVGIDAFTLHGRYGKQFYKGSADWSYIARLKEALHVPVIGNGDIASAADAMRRLRETGVDAIMVGRATLGDPWLIAEIAAAMRGEPPPPPPSVQERVDFARAHLDAMVERYGEKSGVLQMRKHLGWYLKGVRDASTLRERINHAPSADDVRAILEEARSRDLEPVGDADCEEALAG